The genomic region GCCGGCTCGAACTGCACCCCGAGCATCCGGAATGGGCCGCCGCCAGCCGGAACCGAAACGACACCGTCATTCGTCGTCGCGCTCCACGGCCGAGAGCCCCCAGAGCGGATCGAAGGAGGCGTTGCGCGCCTCGATCTCCGCGAGGGCCGCGGAATCCGTGAGTTCGAATCCGTCGGACTCGACGGTCGACGTCCAGATGGGCACCGCCGAGCAGAGCACCACGTCTGCCGTCTGCCGTGTTCCGTCGGTATCGACGAACGGAATCGTCGCGGGCTCGATGCGATGCAACCGCGCCACACTGGTCCACAGCGCCAGAAGCGCATCGGCCAGATCGGAGCCGGTGACGATCGATGTACCTGCAATGTTGATTCGCTTCATGGCCTCCCAAGACCTCACTTGTCTGGTTCGGTCAGGATGCGCCGCGCTCGCGCCGATAGTCGGGTCGCGGAGGCTGCGTGTACTGCACGTCTCCCTCGCCGCCCTCGCGACCGCCGTACGGCCTTCCGTGGTCGGCATACTCGTCGCGCTGATAGACGACGGTCCACGGCCCGAGCATGAATCGCGCTCCCGTGCGCAGCACCGTCGGCTCCCCGCGGTCCGACGACTCGGCCGGCAGTTCCGACTCGCCTGAGCCGAGGAGGGTCAGAACGTATTCGTCGCGGTCGTCGTGCTGAATCCGAGCGTGCAGCACGTCGAGATCCTCCAGCCGCAACTCGTTGTCGGCCGCAGACCCGATCCGCGTCTCGTCGCCCTCGATGTCGAAGACGAACCGTTGATCATCCCGTGACACCAGCAGACGCGGGTTGCCCGCGCCCCATGCGGCGTGTGTGGTGGTCACGCGGCTGTTCGTCTCTTTCTGCGGCTGGTCAGCCATCGTCTACTCCTCGCTCGTCTCGTGGGCCTCGGTGTGCCATGCTCGCGACGCCCGCCCCCTGACCGCCGAATTCGGCCCGGGCGCCGCGAGGCGGTGCTGCGTCAGTGATGCCGCAGCATGTGGATGACTTCGTCTTTGTTCTTGTGCGAATAGCCGTGGAGCCCCAACTCCTTGGCCCGATGACGCAGGTCAGCCACAGTCCACTTCTCGTACGACGGCGATTTGCCGCCCTCGCTTCCGACCTTGGATCGCCCGCGCTTCGCTGCCGAGTTGGAGATGCGCGCCGCCTTCTCTTCCGATGCGCCGTCCTCTCGCAACTCGTCGTAGAGCTTCGGATCTTTCAGACTCGGTCGTCCTGGCATGTCAGTCCTCCTCTGCTTCTTCTGGCAGTGTTCACGCCTCGTCGCCACGGCTCGACGGGTTGACTTTCACATCAGCTCATGTCACCCGGGCGACGATGACGAAGAGCCAGATGATGGTCCAGACGGGCATGGCGGCGAAAAGACAGGCGAGTACCACGAGCCGCGGCGGTGACGGCAGCAGGTAACGAACGACGATCATCGCCGCGTAGAACAGGGCGACGACGACGGCTCCGATGGCGGCCAGCGGCACACTGTTGCCCCACTGCACGAGCAGCACGATGATGCACACGGCCGCGAGGATGCCGCCGACCACCAACCACACGCGCCCTGACGACGTGCGCAGGGCGGACTGGTTGCGCACCAGGGTCGGATCCGCCGACGCATCGGATTTTCGTGGCATGGTTCACGACCTCCATTCAGCGGTTCGGTACTCGTGGCCGCGGCCGCTGATGCGGATGCCGTGACCCGGGCTCGAGAGGTCGGGCACGAGGCATCCATCGACCAGCTCGGGCACGCCGTCGAAGAGCAGCGGCTCGATCAGCGCGTGATCGTGGAAGTACTCGACGTGTACCGCGGGCCGGGCTGCCGACGCGAGCGTCGCGTGCAGCGCGGGCGCCGTGTGGGCGCTGAGCGGCAGCCCCCAGGCGACGCACTGCTGGGCGGCGTTGGCGAAGCCGGTGACGCCGCCGCACCGCGTGGCATCCGCCTGCAGCACATCGACGGCTCCGGCGGTGAGGAGCGCGCGGAAGTCGGCCGGCGTGTAGCCGTACTCGCCCGCCGCGATCTGCATGCCCGCCGGCGCACGGTCGCGCAGCAGCCGCAGACCGTCGAGGTCGTCGCTCGACACGGGTTCCTCGAACCAGCTCACCCGCGCCTCGTCGGCGAAGCGCTCGGCGAGCGCGAGTGCCTCTTTGCGGTCGTAGGCTCCGTTCGCGTCGACGAAGAGCTCGACGTCGTCGCCGATCGCCTCGCGAGCCGTGCGCACCCTCGCAGGGTCGGCTGCGGCATCCGACCCGACCTTGATCTTGACGGCACGGATGCCCCGCTCGGCCCACCCGCTCAGCTGCGCGCGCAGTTGAGCATCGCTGTACGACGTGAAGCCGCCGCTGCCGTAGACGGGAATGCTGCTTCTGGATGCCCCGAGCACCGCGAGCAGCGGAACCCCCAGCAGCTGCGCCGCGGCATCGTGCACGGCGACGTCGATCGCCGAGATGGCGCCGGCCGCGATGCCGCGCCAGCCGACGTTGCGCACCGCTGCCGCCATGTTCCAGAACAACCGCGGCGCCGCGAACACGTCGCCACCGAGCACGACGTCGGCGAGCACGTCCCGCACGACCCCCAGGGCGGCCGGCGACGCAGAGGCATACCCCATGCCCGTGCACCCTCCGACGTCGAGCTCCACGACGAGCACGCCGGTCGAGTCCCAGCCGATCGTGCCGTCGGACTCGGGCGTGGGTTCGCCGTCGAAGGTGGTGGGAATCGTGTAGGTGGAGGCGCGAACGGCACGAATCGCCGATTCGGCCGAGCCGTGCGCCGCTGCGTCGGTCATGTTGTCGCTCACCTCGGACTCTCGCCGGCGACGTTCACTGCTGCGACTCGTCGGAGTGCTTGCCACCCCGTCCCAGATGCAGCGCACCCTTCACGCGCTCGATGCCCTCCGTGGCGAGCGCCGTCGCCGAGTCGCGGATCACGTCGAACTCGAACGGGTCGCCCTTGAGCAGGGCCAGGCCCGTGTTCTTCGCGTACTCCTTGGTGATGTCGGGTGGCAGCGGCGGGATGTTGCGACTCACGATGGCGTCGATGAGCGTGACTCCCTCGTACGCGAGTGCGGTCTCGATGGCTGATGCGGCATCCTCGTTCTTCTCCACCCGAATGCCCTGAAAGCCGAGCAGGCGGGCGTAGCCGGCGTAGTCGATCGACTCGACGTCCTGGGCGGTGCGCCACACCGGGTCGGCGTCTTCGGTGCGCATCTCCCACGACACCTGGCCGAGGTCGTTGTTGTGCATCACGAGCACGACGAACTGCTTGTTGGAGAACCTGCCGAGGTACTTCTTCAGCGTGATCAGCTCGTTCATGCCGAGCATCTGGAAGGCGCCATCGCCGATCGTGCAGATCACCGGTCGGTCGGGGTAGGCGAACTTCGCCGCCGTGGCGTACGGCATGGCCGCGAGCATGGTGGCGAGCCGGCCGGAGAGGTCGCCGCGCATGCCGCGCTTGAACCGCAGGTGGTGGGCGTACCAGTCGGCGGTGGTGCCGGCATCCGCCGTGACGATCACGCCATCCGGCAGTCGCTTGTTCAACTCGTAGTAGAAGCGGCGCGGGTTCGCCCCGTCGTCGTAGTGCGCCATCGCCTCGGCCTCTTCTTCGCGCTCCCAGCCGCGCATCTCGTCGGCGATCGTGCGCTGCCACGACGGGTCGCTCGTGGGCTCGAGCATCGGGATGAGCGCCTGCAGCGTGGCGCGAACGTCACCCCACAGATTCACCTCGGTCGGGTAACGCAGCCCCAACTGCTCGGGCTTCAGGTCGATCTGGATGCCGCGCGCAGCACCCGTCTCCGGCAGGAACTCCGCATACGGATAGTTCGTGCCGAGCATGAGCAGCGTGTCGCACTCGTGCATCTGGTGCAGGCTCGGCAGGGAGCCGAGCAGGCCGACCTGCTGCGTGTGATGCGGGATGTCGCCGGGAACGACATCCTTACCGCGCAACGCGGTGATGATGCCCGCGCCGGTGAGCTCGGCCACCTTGAGCACCTCGTCGGTGGCGCCCTGCGCGCCCGCGCCGACCAGCAGCGTGACCCGCTCGCCCGCGTTCAGGATGTCGGCGGCCTTGCGCAGCTCCTCCTCGGGGGGCGTGATGGCAGAGGATGCCGGCACCCGGCTCGCGCGCGACACCCAGTGCGCGACGGGCGGCGTCACCGCCTTCATCGCCTGCACATCGTGCGGGAGCACGACGACCGCGGGCTGAAGCCTCGCCCGCGCGGTGCGGAAGGCGGTGTCGATCACGGCCTCGGCCTGCGCGGGGCTCACGATGGTCTGCACGTAGCAGGCCACGTCTTGGAAGACCCGCTCGAGGTTGCTCTCCTGCTGACCGAATGTGCCGAGGGATGCCAGCCCCTGCTGCCCGACGATCGCGACGACGGGCTGGTTGTCCATCTGCGCGTCGTAGAGGCCGTTGACCATGTGGAATCCGCCTGGGCTCGACGTGGCGACGCACACACCGACCTCCCCGGTGAACTTGGCGTGCGCCGTGGCCATCAGGGCGCAGATCTCCTCGTGCGTCGGCCTGATGTACTCGATGCCCTCTCCCTCGCGCTCGGCCTTGCCCAGTGCGCCGTCGAAGGCGCCGATGCCGTCGCCGGGAAACCCGAACACCCGGGTCACGCCCCAGTCCTTCAGCCGTCGAATGATGACGTCGCTCACCGTGTCAGCCATGTGTCTCCTCCTTCGTCATTCGGTCCTTGCCGCCGTCCGCGCCGATCTGCGGGTTTCGAGACGCGCCGCTTCGCGGGACCCCCCAAACCGCGGGAACGCCTCAACCGACGGCATGTCGTGCCATCCGGTCGGCGGCGCGGGCGGCGACCGCCATGATCGTCAGCGCCGGGTTCGCGCTGCCCTGAGTGGGCAGCACGCTCCCGTCGGCGATGTACAGATTGGGCACGGCGAAGGTGCGGCAGTCGGCGTCCACCACGCCGTGCTCCTCATCCTTCGCCATGCGTGCGCCTCCCACGAGGTGGGCGTAGCGCTTGATGGTGATGGCCTCGTCGGCGCCCGCCGCGGTGAGGATGTCTTCCATCACCGCCTGCGCGGCATCCATCAGCTTCCTGTCGTTGTCGCACTGGCTGTAGGCGAAGTGCGCGATCGGCATGCCGTGGCGGTCCTTTTCCTCGGCCAACGTGACGCGGTTGTCCGGCAGTGGGAGGAACTCGCACAGCGAACCGAAGCAGGCCCAGTGCACGTAGTCGCTCATGTAGTTGCGGAACTCGTCACCCCAGTAGCCCTGCGCCATCACGTGCTCGGCCCAGGTGATGGGCAGCGGCGAGATGGTCTGCACCGAGAAGCCGCGCTTGTACGGCTTCGCCGGGTCGGTCTCGTAGAACTCCTCGGTGCTCACCTCGGGTGGGGGCGCCTTGTACATGCGGATCTCCTCGTCGAACCGGCCGGCCGTCTGCGGTGCGCCCTGCACCATGAGGTAGCGGCCCACCTGGTCGAAGTCGTTGCACAGCCCGTCGGGAAAGCGGGCGCTCGCGGAATTGAGCAGCAGCCGCGGGGTCTCGATCGAATAGCCGGCGATGATGACGACGGATGCCCGCTGAAACCGTTCCCGCCCGTCGCGCACGTAGCGCACCCCCGTCGCGCGCCCGGTGAACTCGTCGACGGCGACACCCGTGACCATGCAGTCGGGGCGCACCTCCGCGCCGTGCGCGAGGGCGTCCGGAATGTGCGTGATGAGTGGCGACGCCTTGGCATTCACCTTGCAGCCCTGCAGGCAGAAGCCGCGGTAGATGCAGTGCGGTCGGTGGCCGAAGCGTCCGTTCGCGATCGCGACCGGCCCCACCTTGACCCTGATGCCTGCGCGCTCGGCCCCGCGCAGGAAGACTTCGCCGTTGCTGCCGACCGGGTGCGGCCGGTGCGGGTACGAGTGCGGGTCGCCCCATGGCCAGTCTTCGCCCGCCACTGGCAACTCCGCCTCGAGCTGTTCGTAGTACGTGCGCAGGTCGTCGTATTCGATCGGCCAGTCGGCGCCCACGCCGTCGGCCGAGTGCGTGTGGAAGTCGCTCGGGTGGAACCGCGGCGTGTAGCCGGCGTAGTGCACCATGGATCCGCCGACACCACGGCCCGAGTTGTTCGATCCGAGCGGCACCGGGTCGTCGCCGCCGATCTCGCGCGGCTCCGTCCAGTAGAGCTGGTGGGATGCCGCCTCGTCGCTCACCCAGTCCTCCTCCGGGTCCCAGAACGGCCCGGCCTCGAGGGCCGCGACCCGCCACCCCTTGCGCGCCAGCCGCTGCAGCATGGTCGCGCCGCCCGCTCCACAGCCGACGATGACGGCGTCGAGCTCGTCGCCGTCGTCGAAGTGGCGCATCCGGCGTCGCAATCCGTGGCCGAGCGCGCCGCGGTCGGTGAGCAGCCACGCCGATTCGTTGCGGTCTCGTACCGTCACCCGGACTCCTTGCCGCGCCCCGCCCGTCCCGTCGAACGCGTGACACCGCTGCGTCCGTCGCGGGCCTCTCCAGGCCGACGCAGCGGGTCGTCGCTGGGGCGGGCATCCCGCACCTCGAACGGTTCGAGCTTGTCCACCCCCAGGTTCTTGTATCCCCTCGGATAGGCCGGACCTCCGAAGCCGATCTCGTTCCAGACCGCCGGGTGCGAATAGAAGGCCGTGGCCGCGTACCGCGTCCACAGGCTCCACACCTGCGCGGGCGGCAGATCGTGCCAGCGGTCGCTCTCCCAGGTGCGCACCGCCTCGATCAGCTCGCGCTGGTCGTCGTACGCGCACTCGGCGAAGTCGCGACCGAAGCGGGCGTGGGCATCCTCGTTCAGCGCTTCGAGTGACTGCCGCCACGCCTGCGAGTCTCGCGGCATCGTGTCGTAGTGCCAGCCGTCCGTCTGATTCTCGGCGAGACGAGTGTCGACCATGCGAACCAGGTCGACTGTCGTGTCACCCGGCTCCGCCCGCTGGCCGACCAGACGATCGAGCAGGCACTTCGCCGTCGCTTCCTCGAGTTGCGTGAAGAAGCGCACGGCGGGCTGACCGTGCAGACGCGCATGGATCGCGGCGCGCGTGGCGGTGTCCCAGTGCTTCTGCTGCGCCATCACGTCGAAGCCGGGATACCTGCCGCCCCCGTTCTCCTTCGACAACGGCAGGCTGGTGGGTTGTGCGCCGCCGCGTCGCCGACGCTCGGTCATCGCTCTCTCCGCAGCACGGCGGCGAGCAGGCCCATGCCGCCGACGAGCGTGACGAGGAGCGGTGCGATCAGGGGCGGGCCCATCTCCAGGTTGTAGCGCAGATTGCGCCATCCGCCCGGCTTCTGGTGGATGCCCCTGCCGTGCAGCCACAGACCCTGCAGGCCGTTGCCGAGAATGATGAGGGATGCCACGGGCAGGGCGGTCTTCGCCAGGCGATGGCTGGCGAGTCCGGCGACGCCGGCTGCCACGCCGATCGGACAGGTCACGATGGGCGCCCACATCCAAGGGTCGCCGAAGCTCGCCTTGTCGTGTTCGAGGTAGATCTCGACCGTCGTCACCGCGGCGCCCGCGGCCGTCAGAGCCGAGAGCGTGCGTTCGAATCGCCCGTGCCGCACATTCCGAACGAGATGGTCGATCCCGTAGACGGCGTCGACGACCGGACGGTTGGGATGTGCACGCCGCCGAGTGCGGAGCAGCGGCCGATCCGCAGCCGTCCGGGCGCCGAGTGGGTGGAAGCCTGCGGAGGAGCGGTGGTTCGAAGAGGCCATGTCGCCAGGCTGTGCGCTCTTCCGATTCGCGTCGAGTGGTTGCGTCAACGTCGAGCGCGTTGTAACAGCCGCGCCTCCTCTCGTCGGCGCGCATGCTGCGCGGCCGGCTGTGCGCTGGCGCATGCACGACGAGGCAGACAGGCCGCGCGCTCCTCAATCACATGATGCGGTGATCTGGCAAGGGGTTTCGCCCGACAGTTCGACAGGGAAGAGTACGGACATGATTTCTCTCGCCGTGATCCTGCTCATCGTCGGACTCGTGCTGCTGTTCCTCGGCATTTTCGTCGGTGCAGCCAAGTTCCTGCTCTGGGTCGGGATCGTCATCTTGATCGTCGCCGTCGTCGTGGGCCTGGTGCGTCTGCTGCGAAGAAGCGTCTGAGGCAAGGCGCGACCGTCGGCCGCCCCGTGGATTCGTCCGCGGGGCGGCCGATGTGTGCTTTGGTTTGTGTGGACGATGCAGCGCAGAGGCTTCGCGCTCAGGATGCGCCCAGTCCGGCGACGAGATTCACCGTCGTCGCCACGATCACCGAGCCGAACAGGTATGAGAGCAGCATGTGCCGCAAGACGGCGGCGCGGATCTCCCGGGAGTTCAGATCGGTGTCGGAGACCTGGAAGGTCATGCCGACGGTGAACGCCAGATAGGCGAAGTCCACGTAGTGCGGAGGCTCGTCCATGTTGAAGTCGACACCGCCGACGGGCTCGGTGTAGTAGAGCCTGGCGTATCTCAGGGTGAAGAGCATGTGCACCAGCAGCCACGAGAGGGCCACGCTCGCAACGGCCAGAGCCGGAGACATCGCCCGAGCGAGCGAGCCGCCCGAGTGCGATTCGGCCAGCCCGATGGCTATCGCGCCGAGGCTTGCGATGCTCGCGCTGATGAGCAGGACATCGGCCGATGTCCGCGTGGGGTCTTCCTTCGTGGCGTGCTGTCGCGTCGCCTCGTCATCGAGACGACGTATCGACAGCCAGCTCCACAGGATGTAGGCGACGCAGGCGGCATCCCATCCGAGAACCGGAGCGTTGCCCTCTGCACCGAGCAGCGCGCTGAGCCCGCCGACCAGCAGGCCGACCACGAGCATCACGAGAAGCCGCAGATGCGAGCGATGATCGAACCATCGTCTTTTCTTGGCCGCACCCGTCGCCATGGCACCCTCCTCGCCACTCGTACTCTCACGGTGGACGGCCGGCGAGGGCCGGTGCAGGGGTTGACAGCATGCCGGGTGGCCTTGGGCCAGGCCGCTCTCAGACCGAAGTGGGTCAGCCCACTTCGTCGAGTGCCTTCTGAATGTGCTTCTGCGCCTGAGGGTCGGAGAGGTCGCTTTCGCTCAGCTTCTCAGCGTCCTCTTCGCTGAGCACGATCATCCCGCGCGGGCCGTGGGACGATCTGGACAGCCCTTCGAGCCATTTGCGGTTCAGGGCTGGTGGGGTCGCGTCAGTAAAGCGGAACTGCAACGCGATGGCAGGGCTCAGCCAGAGGCTCACGCGGCCGCCGCCTTCTTCGGCAGGCACACGCCAGCTGAGGAGGAAACCCTCCTTCAGCCGGAGCTTCGATGTGATCGCCACCTTGAGGTGGGCGAGCGTACGGTCGTCGAACTCGTACTCGGAACCGTCGCTGTACAGCAGGAAGCCCATCTGCCGATGATCGCATCATCGGCAGATGGGCACCACTGAGATTCATGCCGCTTTCGCGGAAATTCACGCAGCTTCGTGCACGCGCTTCACCGGACGATCGGTGCGGCGCTGCCCTGCTCTGCCGGCATGTGCGGGCTTGCCCTCTTCATCGAGAACGACGAGGCCGCGCGAACTCTCCGCACCGAGCTCGAGCATCCTCAACCATTCCTTGTTCACCGATGGCACTCGCGAGCCCCAGTACTTGAAGTACACCGGAACCTCGGATGCCATCCACATCGAAGCGCGACCGCTCCCGACCGACAGGTCGTCGAGCCACGACAGAAGAAACGACTCGTGACGCCGGAACTTGTTGACGATCACGATTTCGAGGTGTGTCAGTAGGCGGTCGTCGAACTCGATGTCCTGCGGCCCGTATATCAATACACCCATGGAAGATCACCTTCCCCTTTCACCTCTTCAAGGCAACAACGAAAGGCAGCCGCTGGCAACCGCAAGTGCCCCGTTCGGGTGACCCTTGACATCCGCGGATCGATGTGCGTGTCACGTGGTTATGCGGTGTCTGCAGAGTCTGAGTCTTCCCTGGAAATGCCGGCCAGCGTCAACGACGACCGTCACCGATCGCTCTGTCCGTCCGTGTCGTCCGTCGCCCTGTCGCTTCCCGGAGACGCAGGGAACAGGGGTCCGCGATCGTTCTTCGGGTTGAGCCGCTCCTCGACGCGTTCCGGGTCGTCGGCGTCGCCCTCTAGCCGATCGATGATGCCGTTGGTCTGATCGAACGGATGCGCGGCATCCTTCGCGAGCACGCTGAGGTCGGCTTCCGTGTCGCCTCCGTGCACGAACCGCTCCGAGTTCTCCTCGGCACTGCTCGTTCCCTGCTCGTCGCCGGCGCCGAACTGCGGTTCGTCCGGGGTCGGAACAGTCGGCTCGTCGGGGGATGGCGGGTTCGGCTCCTGCGGCACGGGAGGCGTCTCGGGGCCTCCCGGCGTGCTCGGCGGGTCCGTGAGCGGAACGTCGGGCTGGGTCGGCCCTCCTGGGCGCCCGGGAAGATCCGGGCTCAGCGGAGGCTCCGGATCGATCGTGTCGTCGTGCGGCGCGATTTGCTGCGCGTCGGCGACGTGTCGGCCGCCGAGACCGTCGTGGAGACCGTCATGATTCTGGATGCTGTGTTCGTCTGACATGCCGCTCACTGTTCTTCGCGACGTCGCCACTCGCCAGGGGTTGACGGCATGCGGAGGTCGTGATGCCGGCCATATGCAACAGGTCGACGTGCAGCAGACCCCGGAGACGCGCGCAGTAGACCCCGGAGGCGCGCGCCTAGCGCCTTCGACGCGGGACGGCAACCGGTTGAGCCGGGTCGCGCTGCCTTCTTAGCCTGCGTTCACGCGCAGCCACGGGCGGCGCGGTTCGAGGGGGAGTCATGCCGCAACGCGAACTGAAGACCGTCAGCACCACGATCCCCGCGCGACTCGACAGGCTGCCGTGGTCGCGCTGGCACTGGATGGTGGTCATCGGGCTCGGCACCGTCTGGATTCTCGACGGCCTCGAGGTGACGATCGTCGGCGCCATCGGCAGCCGCCTCACGGAGAAGTCCAGCGGGTTGGGCCTCACGCCAGGGGGAAGTCGGCCTCGCGGCGGCTGTCTACGTGGCTGGTGCCTGCATCGGCGCACTGGTCTTCGGCTACCTGACCGACCGGTTCGGCCGCAAGAAGCTCTTCATGATCACGCTCGGCCTCTACCTGCTGGCCACCGTGGCGACGGCCTTCTCGTTCACGCCCCTCTTCTTCTTCGCCTGCCGGTTCTTCACAGGGGCTGGCATCGGCGGCGAGTACTCGGCCATCAACTCGGCGATCGACGAGCTCATCCCTGCGAAGCGCCGCGGCGTCGTCGACCTGGCGATCAACGGCTCGTACTGGCTCGGCACCGCCTTCGGAGCCATGCTCACCGTCGTGCTGCTGAACACGAGCATCTTCGCGCCGAACGTCGGCTGGCGCCTGGCGTTCGGGCTCGGCGCCGTGCTCGGGCTGACCATCCTGCTGGTCCGGCGCAACGTGCCAGAGTCGCCGAGATGGATGTTCATCCACGGCTACGACGACGACGCCGAGAAGAACGTGGCCGAGATCGAGTCCGAGGTCGAAGACGACACGGGCGAGAAGCTGTCCGCTGTCGACGACGACGAGGCGATCGAGATCCACCAGCGTCGCTCGACCGGCTTCGGCGAGATCGCGCGGGTGGCGGTGACGAAGTATCCGAAGCGGTTCGTGCTGGGCCTTTCACTGTTCATCGGGCAGGCATTCCTCTACAACGCGGTCTTCTTCACCTACGCTCTGGTGCTGACCCAGCTCCTCAAGGTGCCAGACGACCTGGCGCCGTGGGCTCTCGTGCCGATCGCCGTCGGCAACTTCCTCGGGCCGGCTCTGCTGGGTCGACTGTTCGACTCGATCGGACGTCGGGTGATGATCTCGGTCTGCTACATCGGCAGCGGGGTGCTGTTGGTGGGCACGGGAATCCTCTTCGACCTGCGCATTCTCGATGCGACCTGGCTCACGGTGTGCTGGGTCATCGTGTTCTTCTTCGCCTCGGCCGGCGCGAGCGCCGCCTACCTCACGGTGAGCGAGATCTTCCCGATGGAGACGCGTGCCATGGCCATCGCCTTCTTCTACGCCGTCGGCACCGGCCTCGGCGGAATCATCGGGCCGCTGCTGTTCGGGCAGTTCGTCTCGATCGGTATCAGTGCCGTCGCCCTCGGCTACTTCATCGGCGCCGGGCTCATGATCGCCGCCGGTCTCGTGGAGGTGTTCCTCGGCGTCGATGCGGAGAACAGGTCGCTGGAGGACATCGCAGAGCCTCTGTCGCAGTCCGCGTGAGGCAGACGGCGCAGACCGCGTGTCGGGGCGACGAGACGAATCGCGTCTCGATCAGGAATCGCGTCTCGATCAGGAGGTGCGCGGACTGCGCTCGGCCGCCGCACCGGTGATCTTCACACTGTCGGGGCGAAAGCCGTGCTCGACACCCCAGAGCACCGCCTGGGTGCGGCTGGTGACGCCGATGCGGCGATAGCAGCTGCGGATGTAGGTCTTCACCGAGTTGATCGAGAGGTGCGCCTGCTCGGCGATCTCGCTGTTCGACATGCCCTGCGTGATGAGGGCGAGCACCTCCGCCTCGCGCGAGGTCAGGCCCTCTTCCCGTCCTGGCCAATCGCCCGCCGTGACCGCGGGGCCCGAGGATGCCGTGAAGACGCCGCCCGATCCGGCATGGATGCTCTCCAGCGCCGCCGCGACCTCACGCGCGGGCAGCCCTTTGGAGAGGTATCCGTGGGCCCCGTTCGCCGTCGCCGCGCGAACCAGGTCGTCGTCGACGTTCCACGAGTAGACGACCACCCTGCCGATCAGGCTGTTCTGCACGAGATCGCGCACGCGATCCCGGTCGCCCTGCTGGGAGGCGAACGTGTCGTAGAGGGCGATGTCGACCGGCTCGCTGACGTGCCGGTTGGCATCCAGCTCGACGACCCTGAAGCGCGACTGATACTCGCGGAGCATCGAGGCGACGCCGCGCACGACGACCTCGTAATCGTTGATGAGGGCAACGCTGATCACCATCACCTCACTCTATGACCGAGGTCTTCACCCTTAGGGGTGAAGATGTCGCGGCTGAGATTCCCTACCGTATTTCTCATGCGCAGCGGGCGCTCCCGACCCGTGCGCCCGCACCACACGAAGGCGAGAGATGGGAAAGCTCATCCACGGACCTCTTCAGATCGAGGTCGACGACCGCACCCTTGCCCATCTCGAAACAGTGATCGTGAACAAGTTCCGACGCTGGGAATCGTTCCTGCTCATCTGGCTCGACCAGGGAGCACGAAGAGGATCACCGCCGGTCTCTCTGGATGACGAGCCGCAACCCCGTCTACTTCGAGTACTCCGAGGGTCAGGCGCAGCCCCTCGACAAGGAGTGGCTCCAGCGGTTGCAGAACGCGGCCACGGGTCCTCAGGGCCTCTTCGTGGTCGGCGAGGACGGCGCACCCGCGCGATTCCGCGTGAGGGTGTGAACCCGACCGCCCACCGCCATCGGAATCCACGGTCGTGAATGCCCGGTCCCCGCTCGACCACGGAGCGTACGATGCCCACCATGCGCATGTACTGGCGGCCCGTGCTGTGGGTCCTCGCCGTGATCGGCGCCCTGTTCGTGCTGGGCGTGGTGGTCTTCAAGCTGATCGCGCTGCTCATCCCCGTCGCGCTCATCGCAGCGGTCGTCCTCATCGCGGTGCCTTACGGCGTGCGCAAGGCCCGCGACGAGTCGAAGCATTCCTGACGCGTGGCGGATCACCTCGCGCCAGCGCGAATCACTGTGCTTCAGCGCACGATGAGCACGGGGCAGTTCGCGTGCGACGCGCACTCCGAACTCACCGAGCCGAGCAGCAGGCCCTTGAAGCCGCCGCGGCCGCGCGACCCGAGCACCAGCATCTCCGCGCCCGTGCTGCGCTCGATGAGCACCTGAGCGGGATGCCCGTGCTGAACGACCGTGGTCAGCAGGGCCGGGCGGTCCGAGCCGTAGGCCTCGGTGAGCGACTCGTCGAGA from Humibacter ginsenosidimutans harbors:
- a CDS encoding response regulator transcription factor, encoding MVISVALINDYEVVVRGVASMLREYQSRFRVVELDANRHVSEPVDIALYDTFASQQGDRDRVRDLVQNSLIGRVVVYSWNVDDDLVRAATANGAHGYLSKGLPAREVAAALESIHAGSGGVFTASSGPAVTAGDWPGREEGLTSREAEVLALITQGMSNSEIAEQAHLSINSVKTYIRSCYRRIGVTSRTQAVLWGVEHGFRPDSVKITGAAAERSPRTS
- a CDS encoding DUF7882 family protein, yielding MTSRNPVYFEYSEGQAQPLDKEWLQRLQNAATGPQGLFVVGEDGAPARFRVRV
- a CDS encoding DUF7882 family protein yields the protein MGFLLYSDGSEYEFDDRTLAHLKVAITSKLRLKEGFLLSWRVPAEEGGGRVSLWLSPAIALQFRFTDATPPALNRKWLEGLSRSSHGPRGMIVLSEEDAEKLSESDLSDPQAQKHIQKALDEVG
- a CDS encoding gluconate 2-dehydrogenase subunit 3 family protein is translated as MTERRRRGGAQPTSLPLSKENGGGRYPGFDVMAQQKHWDTATRAAIHARLHGQPAVRFFTQLEEATAKCLLDRLVGQRAEPGDTTVDLVRMVDTRLAENQTDGWHYDTMPRDSQAWRQSLEALNEDAHARFGRDFAECAYDDQRELIEAVRTWESDRWHDLPPAQVWSLWTRYAATAFYSHPAVWNEIGFGGPAYPRGYKNLGVDKLEPFEVRDARPSDDPLRRPGEARDGRSGVTRSTGRAGRGKESG
- a CDS encoding DUF1345 domain-containing protein encodes the protein MATGAAKKRRWFDHRSHLRLLVMLVVGLLVGGLSALLGAEGNAPVLGWDAACVAYILWSWLSIRRLDDEATRQHATKEDPTRTSADVLLISASIASLGAIAIGLAESHSGGSLARAMSPALAVASVALSWLLVHMLFTLRYARLYYTEPVGGVDFNMDEPPHYVDFAYLAFTVGMTFQVSDTDLNSREIRAAVLRHMLLSYLFGSVIVATTVNLVAGLGAS
- a CDS encoding MFS transporter, yielding MAGACIGALVFGYLTDRFGRKKLFMITLGLYLLATVATAFSFTPLFFFACRFFTGAGIGGEYSAINSAIDELIPAKRRGVVDLAINGSYWLGTAFGAMLTVVLLNTSIFAPNVGWRLAFGLGAVLGLTILLVRRNVPESPRWMFIHGYDDDAEKNVAEIESEVEDDTGEKLSAVDDDEAIEIHQRRSTGFGEIARVAVTKYPKRFVLGLSLFIGQAFLYNAVFFTYALVLTQLLKVPDDLAPWALVPIAVGNFLGPALLGRLFDSIGRRVMISVCYIGSGVLLVGTGILFDLRILDATWLTVCWVIVFFFASAGASAAYLTVSEIFPMETRAMAIAFFYAVGTGLGGIIGPLLFGQFVSIGISAVALGYFIGAGLMIAAGLVEVFLGVDAENRSLEDIAEPLSQSA
- a CDS encoding DUF7882 family protein, yielding MGVLIYGPQDIEFDDRLLTHLEIVIVNKFRRHESFLLSWLDDLSVGSGRASMWMASEVPVYFKYWGSRVPSVNKEWLRMLELGAESSRGLVVLDEEGKPAHAGRAGQRRTDRPVKRVHEAA